Proteins from one Salmo salar chromosome ssa07, Ssal_v3.1, whole genome shotgun sequence genomic window:
- the LOC106609180 gene encoding electron transfer flavoprotein regulatory factor 1-like, which produces MANPLRREVRQLYKNLLYLGREYPQGAEYFRERLNSAFMKNKDVTDPKEIRKLVDCGEVVIKELGTLYYLREYRTMKKRFYEEELLGLLNIGRPID; this is translated from the exons ATGGCCAACCCTTTGAGGAGAGAGGTTAGACAGCTGTACAAGAAT CTACTGTATCTGGGACGGGAATACCCCCAAGGAGCAGAGTACTTCAGGGAGCGTCTGAACAGTGCCTTTATGAAGAACAAAGATGTCACAGACCCTAAGGAGATCAGAAAGCTTGTCGACTGTGGAGAGGTTGTGATTAAGGAACTGGGGACCCTGTACTATCTGAGGGAATATAGAACCATGAAAAAGCGTTTCTACGAAGAAGAATTGTTAGGCCTGCTGAATATAGGCAGACCGATAGACTGA
- the slc5a8 gene encoding sodium-coupled monocarboxylate transporter 1 codes for MATMAASPVIGSFVAADYAVFALMLLVSAAIGVYYAIVGRGQSSSREFLMGGQSMTAVPVALSLTASFMSAITVLATPAEVYRYGASYGLFSLSYVLVVVVSSEVFLPVFYRLGITSTYEYLEIRFNRATRLLGTVMFIVQTILYTGIVIYAPALALNQVTGMDLWGAVISTGVVCTFYCAMGGLKAVVWTDVFQVGIMVAGFLSVIIRAVVLQGGVANILNHAEFGGRLNFWDFDASPLRRHTFWTITFGGTFVWTSIYGINQAQVQRYISCKSMTHAKMSLYINLLGLWVILLCSVFAGLCLYSVYKHCDPWTAGMVSAPDQLMPYMVMDILRDYPGLPGLFVAAAYSGTLSTVSSSVNALAAVTIEDLIKPYTHMSEKHLSWTSKGLSFLYGALCIGMAGIASLMGSLLQAAISIFGIIGGPLLGLFSLGILCPYANATGGLAGLLSGLVMSLWVGIGAQFYPPLPEQSRPLGLTTHGCNFTTAAGVFNWTASPTEPSLYTTVLQQNTAERPFLADNLYSLSYLYFSPIGTLTTLAVGLVVSLLSGGMKLNLEPRVTLMKEDTMLFCFYKLFKERAMRRAGKLDLTKNRENKLGNNNPGFCNVHELDFTKSSLPT; via the exons ATGGCTACAATGGCAGCCTCTCCAGTGATTGGATCCTTTGTCGCTGCGGACTATGCTGTCTTTGCTCTGATGCTGCTGGTGTCTGCAGCCATCGGGGTGTACTATGCCATCGTCGGAAGGGGCCAGAGCAGCTCCAGAGAGTTTCTGATGGGGGGCCAGAGTATGACAGCCGTACCTGTGGCTCTGTCCCTGACTGCCAGCTTCATGTCGGCTATCACAGTGCTGGCCACCCCAGCCGAGGTGTACCGATATGGGGCAAGCTACGGTCTCTTCAGCCTCTCCtatgtgctggtggtggtggtcagctCAGAggtcttcctccctgtcttctaCAGGCTGGGCATCACAAGTACCTATGAG TATCTGGAAATACGGTTCAACAGAGCCACCCGTCTGTTAGGGACAGTGATGTTCATTGTTCAGACT ataCTCTACACGGGAATAGTCATTTATGCTCCAGCTCTGGCATTAAACCAAG tgacTGGGATGGATCTCTGGGGTGCTGTCATTTCAACAGGAGTGGTTTGCACCTTTTACTGCGCTATG GGCGGTCTGAAGGCGGTGGTGTGGACGGATGTGTTCCAGGTGGGCATCATGGTGGCAGGCTTCCTGTCTGTCATCATCAGAGCCGTGGTCCTGCAGGGAGGAGTCGCCAACATCCTCAACCACGCAGAGTTCGGAGGACGACTCAACTTCTGGGA CTTTGATGCTAGTCCACTGAGGAGGCACACCTTCTGGACAATCACATTTGGAGGCACGTTTGTCTGGACCAGTATCTATGGGATCAACCAAGCCCAGGTGCAGAGATACATCTCTTGCAAATCCATGACTCACGCCAAAAT GTCTCTCTACATAAACCTATTAGGACTGTGGGTCATCTTGCTGTGTTCTGTGTTTGCGGGGCTGTGTCTGTACTCCGTCTACAAGCACTGTGACCCCTGGACAGCAGGCATGGTGTCTGCTCCAGATCAG CTGATGCCATATATGGTGATGGACATCCTGAGAGACTACCCTGGACTGCCAGGATTGTTTGTGGCTGCAGCCTACAGTGGGACCCTAAG TACAGTATCGTCCAGTGTCAATGCTCTGGCTGCCGTGACTATTGAAGACCTGATCAAGCCGTACACACACATGTCAGAGAAACACCTGTCCTGGACCTCTAAAGGCCTCA GCTTTCTGTATGGGGCTCTCTGTATTGGAATGGCTGGCATAGCCTCACTCATGGGAAGTCTGCTGCAG GCAGCTATCAGTATCTTTGGGATCATCGGAGGGCCTTTACTGGGTCTCTTCTCGCTGGGGATCCTCTGTCCATACGCCAATGCCACA GGGGGCTTGGCTGGTCTGCTCTCTGGGCTGGTTATGTCTCTGTGGGTGGGGATAGGGGCCCAGTTTTACCCTCCTCtaccagagcagagcaggcctcTGGGTCTGACCACACATGGCTGTAACTTCACAACCGCAGCCGGTGTGTTCAACTGGACCGCATCCCCAACAGAACCAAGCctatacactacagtactacagcaaAATACAGCAGAGAG ACCCTTCCTGGCTGATAACTTGTACTCCCTGTCCTATCTCTACTTCAGTCCTATTGGGACACTTACAACACTGGCTGTTGGACTGGTGGTCAGTCTACTTTCAG GGGGTATGAAGTTGAATTTGGAACCAAGGGTGACTTTGATGAAAGAAGATACAATGTTATTTTGCTTTTACAAGCTCTTTAAAGAAAGG GCCATGAGAAGAGCAGGAAAGCTGGACCTCACAaaaaacagagagaacaaattGGGAAACAATAACCCTGGCTTCTGCAATGTCCACGAGTTGGATTTTACAAAGAGCAGTCTTCCTACATAA
- the LOC106609181 gene encoding electron transfer flavoprotein regulatory factor 1, which produces MANPLRSEVRQLYKNLLFLGREYPKGADYFGERLKRAFMKNKDVTDPKEIKKLVDRGEFVIKELEALYYLRKYRAMKKRYYEEELSTMLNIG; this is translated from the exons ATGGCCAACCCTCTGAGGAGTGAGGTTAGACAGCTATACAAGAAC CTCCTGTTTTTGGGACGGGAATACCCCAAAGGAGCAGACTACTTCGGGGAACGTCTGAAGAGAGCCTTTATGAAGAACAAAGATGTCACAGACCCTAAGGAGATCAAAAAGCTAGTCGACCGTGGGGAGTTTGTGATAAAGGAACTGGAGGCCCTGTACTATCTGAGGAAGTACAGAGCCATGAAGAAGCGTTACTACGAAGAAGAATTGTCCACCATGCTGAATATAGGCTGA